Proteins from a genomic interval of Armatimonadota bacterium:
- a CDS encoding DUF350 domain-containing protein translates to MLLLIRLAQQAPPFGFPVGAGPDYGQILLNALFLLFWVVVAGVAFAIMAPIAMRVFNRVTPGIDEMAELRNGNMAVAVVQGATIVAMALLVVAVILK, encoded by the coding sequence ATGCTGCTCCTCATCCGCCTCGCCCAGCAGGCTCCGCCGTTTGGCTTCCCCGTGGGCGCCGGGCCCGACTACGGTCAGATCCTGCTGAACGCCCTCTTCCTGCTCTTCTGGGTGGTCGTCGCCGGCGTGGCCTTCGCCATCATGGCCCCCATCGCCATGCGCGTCTTCAACCGGGTCACCCCGGGCATCGACGAGATGGCGGAGCTGCGCAACGGCAACATGGCGGTGGCGGTGGTCCAGGGGGCCACCATCGTGGCCATGGCCCTGCTCGTCGTCGCGGTGATCCTGAAGTAG
- a CDS encoding PrsW family glutamic-type intramembrane protease, giving the protein MAQIAAILAAFIPAVAWLWFFWTRDRYEREPRRLIGKLFVWGVFSAPWALGLALFLARLERYVDAVGQAGAIPAAIALLFGFVFVKALNEEVMKYLVTANSTRTDPNFNEPVDGMIYMTTAALGFAAAENFLYIFGTYTGILAGAAEAGVAATEAAPVAALQAFGIVAPLRSLLSATGHVAMSGIVGYFLGQAVVGRRNGRWVLAGLLLAALLHAAFNFPPSLAQKLEAPTGFLSPAFGLTVLVWLVGIGLYVLLLRRALAQSPFRSRQLSARPAAPTPVPSAPEPAPPGQGTGSSGA; this is encoded by the coding sequence ATGGCACAGATCGCCGCCATCCTGGCCGCGTTCATCCCGGCCGTCGCCTGGCTGTGGTTCTTCTGGACCCGGGACCGGTATGAGCGCGAGCCCCGACGCCTGATCGGCAAGCTCTTCGTCTGGGGCGTCTTCTCCGCGCCCTGGGCGCTGGGCCTGGCGCTCTTCCTCGCGCGGCTGGAACGGTACGTCGACGCCGTGGGCCAGGCGGGCGCCATCCCGGCGGCCATCGCCCTGCTCTTCGGTTTCGTCTTCGTCAAGGCGCTCAACGAAGAGGTCATGAAGTACCTGGTCACGGCCAACAGCACCCGCACCGATCCGAACTTCAACGAGCCGGTCGACGGCATGATCTACATGACCACCGCGGCGCTGGGCTTCGCGGCCGCGGAGAACTTCCTCTACATCTTCGGCACCTACACCGGGATCCTCGCCGGGGCCGCCGAGGCGGGGGTGGCCGCCACGGAGGCGGCCCCCGTTGCGGCCCTGCAGGCCTTCGGCATCGTCGCTCCGCTGCGCTCGCTGCTCAGCGCCACCGGGCACGTGGCCATGTCGGGGATCGTCGGGTACTTCCTCGGTCAGGCCGTCGTCGGCCGGCGCAATGGACGGTGGGTGCTCGCCGGGCTGCTGCTCGCCGCCTTGCTCCACGCCGCCTTCAACTTCCCCCCCAGCCTGGCCCAGAAGCTCGAGGCCCCCACCGGGTTCCTCTCCCCCGCCTTCGGCCTCACCGTGCTCGTCTGGCTCGTCGGCATCGGCCTCTACGTCCTGCTGCTGCGGCGCGCGCTGGCGCAGTCACCCTTCCGCAGCCGGCAGCTCAGCGCGCGGCCGGCTGCTCCGACCCCTGTCCCTTCGGCACCCGAGCCCGCGCCGCCGGGGCAGGGCACCGGATCGAGCGGGGCGTGA
- a CDS encoding tetratricopeptide repeat protein — MRRLPAPRTSFIGRTEEVEALAALLTTPGVRLVTLTGAPGIGKTRLALEVARQLAPHLPGGVAFVDLAPLTDPAQVLPAVAQALGVRDLPGQDLLETVAAALGEGETLLLLDNFEQVLPAGATVARLLDGSAALTVLVTSRAPLHLAGEREFPVPPLGLPRAGSPAERLAAPAAALFLDRGRAVQPTFAPSGRAAEAVADLCLRLDGLPLAIELAAARVRHLTPTMILRRLGSRLDLLVGGRDAPPRHATLRHAIGWSYELLAPDHRALFRRLAVFAGGCALEAIQAVALGEGEESALLDDLAALVDNSLVQQEPLEDGEARFRMLETVREFALEQLQATGEAHAIARRHARYYGRVAEAAEPALTGPEQAVWLERLEREHDNLRAALAHLLATGDGEAGLSLAAALGRFWERHGYAREGLEWLQRFIDAAPAAPPALRAKALNAAGNLSRSRGDYPAALACYERALALRREVGDERGVAMALNNLGVVAKDQGDYARARAYLEESLAVKRRLGEERGIAVTLNNLGLVAKSQGDAAGAEAFFAESLDHFRDLGDVWGQALTLNNMGALAASVGDYERALALHKTSLASRRAMQEKWGVAESLEGLARAAAGLAQPAAAVRLLAAAHRVRQATGFPLPPDEQPGLAQTTEALRGTLGEPGYHEAWAIGEGWTYEQALDVALALLPEAGARPEAASQGAVRVYLFGRFRLVVGEEGVSESVWGRPQALALFQYLMLHRHRYVSAEELVETFWPKAPSVESTALYTTLSRVRRALRVTGAAPRIALVREHAGYRLRLDPTVWVDVDAFARHLTASLWRREGGEGDGAVTVAALREALALYEDDLLTTVPDPWCVEEREALRRRYVEGALRLGGLLEEQGEAEAALEVYAGVAGREPLLEAAHRGAMRCYARLGRRDLALRQYRTCVEALARDLGVAPEPETEDLYRSIAGEAPVSPDRRPDRLSAASP, encoded by the coding sequence ATGCGCCGCCTGCCCGCGCCGCGGACCTCCTTCATCGGCCGCACCGAGGAGGTCGAGGCGCTGGCCGCCCTCCTCACCACGCCCGGTGTCCGGCTCGTCACCCTCACCGGAGCGCCGGGGATCGGCAAGACCCGTCTGGCCCTGGAGGTGGCCCGCCAGCTGGCCCCGCATCTTCCCGGCGGTGTGGCCTTCGTCGACCTGGCGCCGCTCACCGACCCGGCGCAGGTGCTCCCGGCGGTGGCGCAGGCCCTGGGCGTCCGGGACCTCCCGGGACAGGACCTCCTGGAGACGGTGGCTGCGGCCCTGGGCGAGGGCGAGACGCTGCTGCTCCTGGACAACTTCGAGCAGGTGCTGCCGGCGGGGGCCACGGTGGCGCGACTCCTCGACGGCAGCGCCGCGCTCACCGTGCTGGTCACCAGCCGCGCCCCGCTGCACCTGGCCGGGGAGCGCGAGTTCCCGGTGCCGCCGCTCGGCCTCCCCCGGGCCGGGTCGCCGGCGGAGCGCCTGGCGGCGCCGGCCGCAGCTCTCTTCCTCGACCGCGGGCGGGCTGTGCAGCCGACCTTCGCGCCCTCGGGGAGGGCCGCCGAGGCGGTGGCCGACCTGTGCCTCCGGCTGGACGGCCTGCCGCTGGCGATCGAGTTGGCCGCGGCGCGCGTGCGACATCTGACGCCGACGATGATCCTGCGTCGCCTGGGCTCGCGCCTCGACCTGCTGGTCGGCGGCCGGGACGCCCCGCCCCGCCACGCCACCCTGCGGCACGCCATCGGGTGGAGCTACGAATTGCTCGCTCCGGACCACCGGGCCCTCTTCCGCCGTCTGGCCGTCTTCGCGGGGGGGTGCGCGCTGGAGGCGATCCAGGCCGTGGCGCTCGGGGAGGGAGAGGAGTCGGCGCTGCTGGACGACCTCGCTGCGCTCGTCGACAACAGCCTGGTGCAGCAGGAGCCGCTGGAGGACGGCGAGGCGCGGTTCCGCATGCTGGAGACGGTGCGGGAGTTCGCCCTGGAGCAGCTGCAGGCCACGGGCGAGGCCCACGCCATCGCCCGGCGGCACGCCCGCTACTATGGACGCGTGGCGGAGGCGGCGGAGCCTGCGCTGACCGGCCCGGAGCAGGCGGTCTGGCTCGAGCGTCTGGAGCGGGAGCACGACAACCTCCGGGCGGCGCTGGCCCACCTCCTGGCCACGGGGGACGGTGAGGCCGGGCTGAGCCTCGCGGCCGCGCTCGGGCGTTTCTGGGAGCGCCATGGGTACGCCCGCGAGGGGCTGGAGTGGCTGCAGCGCTTCATCGACGCGGCTCCCGCTGCCCCGCCGGCCCTGCGGGCAAAAGCCCTCAACGCGGCAGGGAACCTGAGCCGCAGTCGTGGAGACTACCCGGCGGCGCTCGCCTGCTACGAGCGCGCCCTGGCGCTGCGCCGGGAGGTGGGGGACGAGCGCGGCGTGGCCATGGCCCTCAACAACCTGGGGGTCGTCGCCAAGGACCAGGGTGACTACGCTCGCGCCCGCGCCTACCTGGAGGAGAGCCTGGCGGTGAAGCGCCGGCTGGGGGAGGAGCGCGGTATTGCCGTCACCCTCAACAACCTGGGGCTCGTGGCGAAGTCCCAGGGGGACGCGGCCGGCGCCGAGGCCTTCTTCGCCGAGAGCCTGGACCACTTCCGCGACCTGGGGGACGTCTGGGGGCAGGCGCTCACCCTCAACAACATGGGGGCGTTGGCCGCATCGGTGGGCGACTACGAGCGCGCGCTGGCGCTCCACAAGACCAGCCTGGCCAGTCGGCGGGCGATGCAGGAGAAGTGGGGGGTGGCCGAGTCCCTGGAGGGGCTGGCCCGTGCGGCCGCGGGCCTGGCGCAGCCCGCTGCCGCTGTGCGCCTGCTGGCCGCCGCCCACCGCGTGCGGCAGGCCACCGGCTTCCCGCTGCCGCCGGACGAGCAACCGGGGCTCGCGCAGACGACCGAGGCGCTGCGCGGCACCCTGGGTGAGCCAGGCTACCACGAGGCGTGGGCCATCGGCGAGGGCTGGACCTACGAGCAGGCGCTCGACGTCGCGCTGGCCCTCTTGCCGGAGGCGGGGGCCCGGCCCGAGGCGGCGTCGCAGGGTGCGGTGCGGGTGTACCTCTTCGGTCGGTTTCGCCTGGTGGTGGGCGAAGAGGGGGTGTCGGAGAGCGTCTGGGGACGGCCGCAGGCGCTGGCGCTCTTCCAGTACCTGATGCTGCACCGCCACCGCTACGTCTCCGCAGAGGAGCTGGTCGAGACCTTCTGGCCGAAGGCTCCGTCGGTGGAGTCCACCGCCCTGTACACCACGCTCTCGCGGGTGCGCCGGGCCTTGCGGGTGACCGGGGCAGCCCCCCGGATCGCCCTGGTGCGGGAGCACGCAGGCTACCGCCTGCGCCTCGACCCGACGGTCTGGGTCGACGTCGACGCCTTTGCCCGGCACCTGACCGCGTCCCTCTGGCGCAGGGAGGGTGGAGAGGGCGACGGCGCCGTGACAGTTGCAGCCTTGCGGGAGGCGCTGGCGCTGTACGAGGACGACCTGCTGACGACCGTCCCGGATCCCTGGTGCGTAGAGGAGCGCGAGGCGCTGCGCCGCCGCTACGTCGAGGGCGCGCTGCGGCTGGGCGGCCTGCTGGAGGAGCAGGGCGAGGCGGAAGCCGCCCTCGAGGTCTACGCCGGGGTCGCCGGGCGTGAGCCCCTGTTGGAGGCGGCCCACCGCGGTGCGATGCGCTGCTACGCCCGCCTGGGACGGCGGGATCTGGCGCTGCGGCAGTATCGGACCTGCGTGGAGGCGCTCGCCCGCGACCTGGGCGTGGCCCCCGAGCCCGAGACGGAGGACCTCTACCGGTCGATCGCCGGCGAGGCGCCGGTCAGTCCAGACCGACGTCCCGACCGTCTCAGTGCGGCCAGCCCCTGA
- a CDS encoding ABC transporter permease: MARETVLERVVAVGGVAARRPAHPVGRFLRRYPLGAAGGAVILGMLLMGIGAAWVAPYNPVANDFANMFQPPGPAHWFGTDAFGRDVLSRIIYGARTAMIVGFGASVLGATVGAVIGVASAYFGGWTDLAVQRLVDIMISFPIIILALAIVAIIGVGTDKLILAIALSFIPRAERVVRASALSVRETVYVEAARAIGAGHLRIIFRHMAPNVVAPYLVMLTSFLGQAILLEASLSFLGLGVSEPTPAWGLMLRGAAVDFATRAPWMAIFPGLAISVAVLAFNIFGDALRDALDPRLRT, encoded by the coding sequence ATGGCGCGCGAGACGGTCTTGGAGCGCGTGGTGGCGGTCGGCGGGGTCGCCGCCCGCCGGCCGGCCCACCCCGTCGGGCGTTTCCTGCGACGCTACCCCCTGGGGGCGGCGGGCGGAGCGGTGATCCTCGGCATGCTCCTCATGGGGATTGGCGCCGCCTGGGTGGCCCCCTACAACCCCGTGGCCAACGACTTCGCCAACATGTTCCAGCCGCCCGGCCCGGCCCACTGGTTCGGCACCGACGCCTTCGGCCGGGACGTGCTCAGCCGCATCATCTACGGCGCGCGCACGGCGATGATCGTGGGCTTCGGTGCCTCCGTCCTCGGCGCCACCGTGGGTGCCGTGATCGGCGTGGCCAGCGCCTACTTCGGCGGGTGGACCGACCTGGCGGTGCAGCGGCTGGTGGACATCATGATCTCCTTCCCCATCATCATCCTGGCGCTGGCCATCGTGGCCATCATCGGGGTGGGGACCGACAAGCTCATCCTGGCCATCGCCCTCTCCTTCATCCCGCGGGCGGAGCGGGTGGTCCGCGCCAGCGCCCTCAGCGTCCGGGAGACGGTGTACGTCGAAGCGGCGCGAGCCATCGGCGCGGGCCACCTGCGGATCATCTTCCGCCACATGGCCCCCAACGTCGTCGCCCCCTACCTCGTCATGCTCACCTCCTTCCTCGGCCAGGCCATCCTGCTGGAGGCTTCTCTCTCCTTCCTGGGGCTGGGCGTCTCGGAGCCCACGCCCGCCTGGGGGCTGATGCTGCGCGGGGCGGCGGTGGACTTCGCCACCCGCGCCCCCTGGATGGCGATCTTCCCCGGGCTGGCCATCAGCGTCGCCGTACTGGCCTTCAACATCTTCGGCGACGCGCTGCGGGACGCGCTGGACCCCCGGCTGCGGACCTGA
- a CDS encoding ABC transporter permease, whose protein sequence is MTRYILTRLLLIVPTLVTVAVLIFVIMRVVPGDIVALRLVLGGSYITPGVLEAERARLGLDKPMWAQFVDYLMGLVRFDLGTSMWSGAPVAREIAIRLPLTLQLAVMATVVAVAVAIPLGTLAAVYRGRWIDHAVQVFSVAGLAVPSFWLGILLILFLLTVFHYLPPLTYTPPWVDLRANLAQLIWPALAVGYRYSAVATRMTRSALLDVLREDYVRTAWAKGLERRVILRRHALRNALLPVVTVIGLEFAFLIGGLVVTEQVFNLNGVGKLIVDAISQRDYTLIQGLMLLVASAYILVNFLTDLLYAWLDPRITFG, encoded by the coding sequence GTGACGCGCTACATCCTCACGCGGCTGCTGCTCATCGTCCCCACCCTCGTCACGGTGGCGGTGCTCATCTTCGTCATCATGCGCGTGGTCCCGGGGGACATCGTGGCCCTGCGACTGGTGCTGGGCGGCTCGTACATCACCCCGGGCGTGCTGGAGGCGGAGCGGGCCCGGCTGGGCCTGGACAAGCCCATGTGGGCGCAGTTCGTCGACTACCTGATGGGGCTGGTCCGCTTCGACCTGGGGACCTCGATGTGGTCGGGGGCGCCGGTGGCACGGGAGATCGCCATCCGGCTGCCGCTCACCCTGCAGCTCGCCGTCATGGCCACGGTGGTGGCCGTGGCCGTGGCCATCCCCCTGGGGACGCTGGCCGCCGTCTACCGCGGGCGCTGGATCGACCACGCCGTCCAGGTCTTCAGCGTGGCCGGCCTGGCCGTCCCGTCCTTCTGGCTGGGGATCCTGCTCATCCTCTTCCTGCTCACCGTCTTCCACTACCTCCCCCCGCTCACCTACACCCCGCCCTGGGTGGACCTGCGGGCCAACCTGGCCCAGCTGATCTGGCCAGCGCTGGCGGTGGGCTACCGCTACTCCGCGGTGGCCACGCGCATGACGCGCTCGGCACTGCTGGACGTGCTGCGGGAGGACTACGTGCGCACGGCCTGGGCCAAGGGGCTGGAGCGGCGGGTGATCCTGCGCCGCCACGCCCTGCGCAACGCGTTGCTACCGGTGGTGACGGTCATCGGGCTGGAGTTCGCCTTCCTCATCGGCGGCCTGGTCGTCACCGAGCAGGTCTTCAACCTCAACGGGGTGGGCAAGCTCATCGTCGACGCCATCAGCCAGCGCGACTACACGCTCATCCAGGGGCTGATGCTGCTGGTCGCCTCCGCCTACATCCTGGTGAACTTCCTCACCGACCTGCTCTACGCCTGGCTGGACCCCCGCATCACGTTCGGGTAG
- a CDS encoding ABC transporter substrate-binding protein, with protein MSTGRLWRVVRSVGLVWLIGALVLLPALATAQQPRRGGTLVYIVSAEPPSFDGHRETTFAMLHPVKPHYNYLVKFDTQNFPKVVGDLAESWTVSRDGRTYTFKIRQGVRWHDGSPLTARDIQATYDKIIFPKEGVISARQAMYHMVQRVEAPDAQTVVFRLKFASPGFVEKLASPFNFVYKAEILERDPRWYERNIMGTGPFRFVEYVRGSHWVGRRNDEYFKPGLPYLDGFRALFIGSRSAMMAALKSGQALIEFRGVSPAERDDLVRTLGDRIAVQEQPWNCNLIVVFNTRRKPFDDARVRRALTLAVDRWGGSQALSQIALVRPVGAVMRPGSEYAMSQAELMRLAGYGRNITAARQQARQLLREAGVPEGFSFTLKNRSIQMPYEPVGVYLVDQWRQIGLNVRHEQQETARYLADQRAGNYEATVDFACDFIDDPDVQLVKFLSADVSPLNYGGYIDRQLDAWYFRQSRTTDRAERTRIIRQFERRLLDEQAYVMYVLWWWRIIPYWRTLQGYKTTTNHYVEPDLEVYWLSP; from the coding sequence GTGTCGACCGGTCGGCTCTGGAGAGTGGTCCGGTCTGTGGGTCTGGTGTGGCTCATCGGGGCGCTGGTGCTGCTCCCGGCACTGGCCACCGCCCAGCAGCCGCGGCGCGGCGGTACGCTCGTCTACATCGTGTCGGCAGAACCTCCATCCTTTGACGGCCACCGGGAGACGACCTTCGCTATGCTCCACCCGGTGAAGCCCCACTACAACTACCTGGTGAAGTTCGACACCCAGAACTTCCCCAAGGTCGTCGGCGACCTGGCCGAGTCGTGGACCGTCTCCCGCGACGGACGCACGTACACCTTCAAGATCCGTCAGGGCGTGCGCTGGCACGACGGGTCGCCGCTGACGGCCCGCGACATCCAGGCCACCTACGACAAGATCATCTTCCCGAAGGAAGGGGTCATCAGCGCGCGCCAGGCCATGTACCACATGGTCCAGCGCGTCGAGGCCCCCGACGCCCAGACGGTGGTCTTCCGGCTGAAGTTCGCCTCCCCGGGGTTCGTGGAGAAGCTGGCGTCGCCGTTCAACTTCGTCTACAAGGCGGAGATCCTCGAGCGCGACCCGCGCTGGTACGAGCGCAACATCATGGGCACCGGGCCGTTCCGCTTCGTCGAGTACGTGCGCGGCTCCCACTGGGTCGGGCGGCGCAACGACGAGTACTTCAAGCCCGGCCTGCCCTACCTGGACGGCTTCCGCGCGCTGTTCATCGGCAGCCGCTCGGCGATGATGGCGGCCCTGAAGAGCGGCCAGGCCCTGATCGAGTTCCGCGGCGTCTCGCCGGCGGAGCGGGACGACCTGGTGCGGACCCTGGGGGACCGCATCGCCGTGCAGGAGCAGCCCTGGAACTGCAACCTCATCGTGGTCTTCAACACGCGGCGCAAGCCCTTCGACGACGCGCGGGTGCGCCGGGCCCTCACCCTGGCGGTGGACCGCTGGGGCGGCTCGCAGGCGCTGTCCCAGATCGCCCTGGTCCGCCCGGTGGGCGCGGTGATGCGCCCGGGCTCGGAGTACGCCATGTCCCAGGCCGAGCTGATGCGGCTGGCCGGCTACGGGCGGAACATCACCGCAGCCCGGCAGCAGGCCCGCCAGCTCCTCCGCGAAGCCGGCGTGCCCGAGGGCTTCAGCTTCACCCTGAAGAACCGCAGCATCCAGATGCCGTACGAGCCCGTGGGGGTCTACCTGGTGGACCAGTGGCGGCAGATCGGGCTGAACGTGCGCCACGAGCAGCAGGAGACGGCGCGCTACCTGGCCGACCAGCGCGCCGGGAACTACGAGGCCACGGTGGACTTCGCCTGCGACTTCATCGACGACCCCGACGTGCAGCTGGTGAAGTTCCTCTCCGCCGACGTGAGCCCGCTCAACTACGGCGGGTACATCGACCGGCAGCTCGACGCCTGGTACTTCCGCCAGAGCCGGACGACGGACCGGGCGGAGCGGACCCGCATCATCCGGCAGTTCGAGCGGCGGCTGCTGGACGAGCAGGCCTACGTGATGTACGTCCTGTGGTGGTGGCGCATCATCCCGTACTGGCGGACGCTGCAAGGGTACAAGACCACCACGAACCACTACGTCGAGCCGGACCTGGAGGTCTACTGGCTCTCGCCGTAA